One window of Mobula birostris isolate sMobBir1 chromosome 16, sMobBir1.hap1, whole genome shotgun sequence genomic DNA carries:
- the LOC140210900 gene encoding protein BTG1 produces the protein MSPGEDLIKMKTEITTAVGFITRLLRTTGLISDERLQHFSESLEKSLAEHYRHHWFPHMPCRGSGYRCIRINHKMDPLIARASNIIGLSSQQLFQLLPSELTLWVDPFEVSYRIGEDGSICVLYENVPSSAISPLDSIISCKDEFRIGRSSPSKSYMMTVSS, from the exons ATGAGTCCTGGGGAAGATTTGATCAAAATGAAAACTGAAATCACAACTGCCGTGGGCTTTATCACCAGACTGCTGAGGACGACAGGGCTCATTTCTGACGAGCGGCTCCAACATTTCAGCGAGTCCTTGGAGAAATCTTTGGCAG AACACTACCGGCACCATTGGTTCCCCCACATGCCCTGCAGAGGATCGGGATATCGATGCATTAGGATCAATCACAAAATGGATCCTCTGATAGCAAGGGCGTCCAATATTATCGGGCTCAGCAGTCAACAACTTTTTCAACTTTTGCCAAGCGAATTGACTCTGTGGGTCGACCCGTTCGAGGTGTCCTACCGAATAGGTGAAGACGGCTCCATTTGTGTTCTTTATGAAAATGTACCTAGCAGCGCGATATCCCCCTTGGATAGTATAATAAGTTGCAAGGATGAATTTAGAATTGGCAGATCGAGTCCCTCTAAGAGTTACATGATGACTGTCTCAAGTTAA